The following proteins come from a genomic window of Mycolicibacterium rufum:
- a CDS encoding DUF2567 domain-containing protein yields MTRSRTHALLWVVIGLAAAGALCGALWAWLAPPIHGVVALTRSNERVKAYLGNEADHFFTAAALMVGMLCVLAVVAAVAVWQWRRHRGPAMLAALCLGAVTAAAAAVGAGAGLVRWRYGHIDVATVPVTESDRVHYVTEAPAVFFGHTPLQVALTLLFPAAVAAMVYVLGAVSTPRDDLGGWPPIEPAPAATGRTETAVDAPPVAPSSPSP; encoded by the coding sequence GTGACCCGCTCGAGGACGCACGCGCTGTTGTGGGTGGTCATCGGGCTCGCGGCCGCCGGCGCGCTGTGCGGTGCGTTGTGGGCCTGGTTGGCCCCGCCCATCCACGGCGTGGTGGCGCTGACGCGCAGCAACGAGAGGGTCAAGGCGTACCTCGGAAACGAGGCGGACCACTTCTTCACCGCGGCGGCGCTGATGGTCGGCATGCTCTGTGTGCTCGCCGTCGTGGCCGCGGTCGCGGTGTGGCAGTGGCGACGGCACCGCGGTCCGGCGATGCTGGCGGCCCTGTGTCTGGGCGCCGTGACCGCGGCGGCTGCCGCGGTGGGCGCCGGCGCCGGGCTCGTGCGGTGGCGCTACGGCCACATCGACGTCGCCACCGTTCCGGTCACCGAGTCCGACCGGGTGCATTACGTGACCGAGGCGCCCGCCGTGTTCTTCGGACACACCCCGCTGCAGGTGGCGTTGACGCTGCTGTTCCCGGCGGCGGTGGCGGCCATGGTCTACGTGCTGGGGGCGGTGTCCACCCCTCGTGACGATCTCGGCGGCTGGCCGCCGATCGAGCCCGCCCCGGCGGCTACTGGTCGAACCGAGACAGCGGTTGACGCTCCACCCGTCGCCCCGTCATCACCTTCACCGTGA